A single region of the Cyclopterus lumpus isolate fCycLum1 chromosome 16, fCycLum1.pri, whole genome shotgun sequence genome encodes:
- the si:ch211-197h24.6 gene encoding uncharacterized protein si:ch211-197h24.6 isoform X1 produces MEVHASVNQPAPKHGPQSYQMRNGTKKQPQHSADIVFSKGASIQTMPSLSKLLKGSTDCVIGLRFVWEYRSPSKSVPPHYQCKLCAVSRLQHDMLAHIKGWKHSFRYLKHVYPDKVRYEEEEAIKDPAVRKAIKEISIAVEKAEGSGTLKVILKEPCEVLAFKGLRTAVPKCMPPTAPGMGPKRPPFGLSGPRFSDPRFPGEFAPQGGLFSEYPVGDYEEPDFGGFDYPTRQDSLGPGMDRRPFPDGMGHRPAGHGDGFGSGGGRDDYGRSGLLEDNPGRMHTEYRSSLLDRPMDKSLERPGLMGAAPESSSRSNTLLTYLDTFRIENENDAQMVLKVTQKLTDVLMEYRLRSVSRGSSLNSLSMSSTGFTTTPRMLSSRDRFSSSSLLGPPRHSDGPARYYK; encoded by the exons ATGGAGGTTCACGCTTCAGTCAACCAGCCTGCACCTAAACATGGGCCGCAGTCATACCAGATGAGAAATGGCACG AAAAAGCAGCCGCAGCATTCGGCTGACATAG TATTCTCCAAAGGGGCATCTATCCAGACCATGCCCTCTCTCAGCAAACTTTTGAAGGGCAGCACTGACTGCGTCATAG GTCTTCGGTTTGTGTGGGAGTACCGCAGCCCCAGTAAATCCGTCCCACCACACTACCAGTGCAAACTCTGTGCCGTCTCCCGCTTGCAGCATGATATGCTGGCCCACATAAAAGGCTGGAAACACAGCTTCAGATACTTG AAACATGTCTATCCTGACAAGGTCAGatatgaagaggaagaggccaTCAAAGACCCCGCTGTAAGGAAGGCAATTAAAGAAATTTCCATTGCGGTGGAGAAAGCCGAGGGAAGTGGGACACTCAAG GTGATTCTGAAGGAGCCCTGTGAAGTACTTGCTTTCAAAGGACTCC GTACTGCCGTTCCTAAATGTATGCCTCCAACAGCACCTGGGATGGGACCGAAGAGACCACCCTTTG GTCTCTCAGGTCCCAGGTTCTCTGACCCAAGGTTTCCAGGGGAGTTTGCTCCACAGGGTGGTCTTTTCTCTGAATATCCAGTGGGAGACTATGAGGAGCCTGACTTCGGTGGCTTTGATTACCCGACCAGGCAAGATTCTCTTGGCCCTGGTATGGATCGTAGACCTTTCCCAGATGGTATGGGTCATCGCCCAGCTGGGCATGGAGATGGCTTTGGATCAGGGGGTGGAAGAGATGACTATGGAAGGAGTGGACTCCTCGAGGACAACCCAGGCAGGATGCACACTGAGTACCGGAGTAGCTTATTGGACAGACCAATGGACAAGTCACTGGAGAGGCCAGGCTTGATGGGAGCAGCACCAGAAAGTAGCAGCCGTTCTAATACACTCCTCACCTACCTG gATACCTTCCGGATAGAGAATGAGAATGACGCACAGATGGTGCTGAAGGTGACACAGAAACTGACAGATGTGCTGATGGAGTACAGACTGAGGAGTGTATCACGG gGCTCCAGTCTGAACAGCTTATCAATGAGCTCCACGGGCTTCACTACAACCCCCAGAATGTTAAGCAGTCGCGACCGATTCTCTTCTAGTAGTCTCCTGG GTCCACCCAGGCACTCTGATGGTCCTGCCAGGTATTACAAATGA
- the si:ch211-197h24.6 gene encoding uncharacterized protein si:ch211-197h24.6 isoform X2, whose translation MPSLSKLLKGSTDCVIGLRFVWEYRSPSKSVPPHYQCKLCAVSRLQHDMLAHIKGWKHSFRYLKHVYPDKVRYEEEEAIKDPAVRKAIKEISIAVEKAEGSGTLKVILKEPCEVLAFKGLRTAVPKCMPPTAPGMGPKRPPFGLSGPRFSDPRFPGEFAPQGGLFSEYPVGDYEEPDFGGFDYPTRQDSLGPGMDRRPFPDGMGHRPAGHGDGFGSGGGRDDYGRSGLLEDNPGRMHTEYRSSLLDRPMDKSLERPGLMGAAPESSSRSNTLLTYLDTFRIENENDAQMVLKVTQKLTDVLMEYRLRSVSRGSSLNSLSMSSTGFTTTPRMLSSRDRFSSSSLLGPPRHSDGPARYYK comes from the exons ATGCCCTCTCTCAGCAAACTTTTGAAGGGCAGCACTGACTGCGTCATAG GTCTTCGGTTTGTGTGGGAGTACCGCAGCCCCAGTAAATCCGTCCCACCACACTACCAGTGCAAACTCTGTGCCGTCTCCCGCTTGCAGCATGATATGCTGGCCCACATAAAAGGCTGGAAACACAGCTTCAGATACTTG AAACATGTCTATCCTGACAAGGTCAGatatgaagaggaagaggccaTCAAAGACCCCGCTGTAAGGAAGGCAATTAAAGAAATTTCCATTGCGGTGGAGAAAGCCGAGGGAAGTGGGACACTCAAG GTGATTCTGAAGGAGCCCTGTGAAGTACTTGCTTTCAAAGGACTCC GTACTGCCGTTCCTAAATGTATGCCTCCAACAGCACCTGGGATGGGACCGAAGAGACCACCCTTTG GTCTCTCAGGTCCCAGGTTCTCTGACCCAAGGTTTCCAGGGGAGTTTGCTCCACAGGGTGGTCTTTTCTCTGAATATCCAGTGGGAGACTATGAGGAGCCTGACTTCGGTGGCTTTGATTACCCGACCAGGCAAGATTCTCTTGGCCCTGGTATGGATCGTAGACCTTTCCCAGATGGTATGGGTCATCGCCCAGCTGGGCATGGAGATGGCTTTGGATCAGGGGGTGGAAGAGATGACTATGGAAGGAGTGGACTCCTCGAGGACAACCCAGGCAGGATGCACACTGAGTACCGGAGTAGCTTATTGGACAGACCAATGGACAAGTCACTGGAGAGGCCAGGCTTGATGGGAGCAGCACCAGAAAGTAGCAGCCGTTCTAATACACTCCTCACCTACCTG gATACCTTCCGGATAGAGAATGAGAATGACGCACAGATGGTGCTGAAGGTGACACAGAAACTGACAGATGTGCTGATGGAGTACAGACTGAGGAGTGTATCACGG gGCTCCAGTCTGAACAGCTTATCAATGAGCTCCACGGGCTTCACTACAACCCCCAGAATGTTAAGCAGTCGCGACCGATTCTCTTCTAGTAGTCTCCTGG GTCCACCCAGGCACTCTGATGGTCCTGCCAGGTATTACAAATGA